GTTTCAGAGCCCCGCGATTTCGATGAGGCCGCGGATGCTACCCTCAAGGTTTTTGGCCGCTTGGACATATGGGTCAACAACGCCGGAATCGGCAGCAGGGCCATGCTCGACGAAATGACCGTGGAACAATGGGACCGCGTGGTGGATGTAAACCTGAGGGGGACCTTCCTGGGGACGCGGGCCGCTGCCCGTATCATGAAGACCCGGAAAAGCGGCCGGATAATCAATATGTCCTCGAGGGCAGGGAAAGGCGGCAGCTACGGCCATATTAACTATGCTTCTTCCAAGGCGGGGATCATCGCGCTGACCAAGAGCGCTGCAAGAGAACTCGGCGGCTTCAACATTACCGTCAACGCCCTCCTCCCGGGCTTTATCGAGACCGATTTGACGAAAAATTTGACCAATGAGATCAAACGGCCTGATCAGATAGTCCTGGGAAGGCCGGGCAGACCGGAGGATGTGGCGTATGCCGCGGCCTTCCTGGCCTCTGATGAGGCAGAGTGGATTACAGGGATCTGCCTCGAAGTGACAGGAGGGACAGGGATGTTTTCCGGGTAGATCAAGATCTAGGTTGCGGTGGTAAGAAACGGCTACACGCGCGGTCGCCCCGTGGAAGCGCTGTAGCCCTGGCTAAAGGAGTTAGATCCGGATGTTGCTCGCCACCCACAATCAGAAGAGCGGCCTTTTCTGGCTGATCGCAGGGATCATCATCTCATACGTGGCAGCGGGTTACGGCATCGGCACGCCGAGGGAACCCGGGCCCGGATATATCGCCTTTCTCATGGGACTCGTTATCTGCCTGCTCTCGGCGATCCTGATCCTCCAGGACCTTCGCTCCAGGGTGCGCGAGCCTCTAAGCCAGCTGTTTCGCGGGAACATGCCCCGGGTCCTTTGCACCCTGCTAGCGCTCCTTGTCTATACTGTCCTTTTGCCCTATCTCGGCTTCTGCGTCGACTCGGTGCTCCTGCTCTATGGGCTGATCCTCCTTAGCGGCAATCGCAACCATCCGGTCGCCGGGGGGATTGCAGTCGCGGTATCGGTAGGGTCATATTATCTTTTCG
This portion of the Desulfomonile tiedjei genome encodes:
- a CDS encoding SDR family oxidoreductase — protein: MDLTNRLALVTGGGRGLGKAICLIFAEKGADVVVTDVDPAMAEKTAAEVRRKGRKSAALKLDVSEPRDFDEAADATLKVFGRLDIWVNNAGIGSRAMLDEMTVEQWDRVVDVNLRGTFLGTRAAARIMKTRKSGRIINMSSRAGKGGSYGHINYASSKAGIIALTKSAARELGGFNITVNALLPGFIETDLTKNLTNEIKRPDQIVLGRPGRPEDVAYAAAFLASDEAEWITGICLEVTGGTGMFSG
- a CDS encoding tripartite tricarboxylate transporter TctB family protein, whose translation is MLLATHNQKSGLFWLIAGIIISYVAAGYGIGTPREPGPGYIAFLMGLVICLLSAILILQDLRSRVREPLSQLFRGNMPRVLCTLLALLVYTVLLPYLGFCVDSVLLLYGLILLSGNRNHPVAGGIAVAVSVGSYYLFARVLQTSLPVGVLGEWIFGGLP